In Torulaspora globosa chromosome 1, complete sequence, a genomic segment contains:
- the APM3 gene encoding Apm3p (ancestral locus Anc_2.522) has product MFIAFYITDSKYSLVFQYLLSSKSPSFEHLRTKVQEVCPKLMSDANTTESGTRTNDGNGNLNAVRQPVGKNLELYKYYSSTNKLYYFCLTSACSSGSKCSPFVFMEDMDRLFLEYFDKDQLTASKIKNNYDRITMIFYVCVSGGVPAAGKLYSNSVKKVVPVRSDLSKIITSTAHTLQVAVQRQGQQHGERFGNKQSRFETDSSLESEMVPWRSAGLKYTNNEFYVDMTEEIHVTYQKSRKTSGSNLRFDSSKMTMVCGTINGRATVRCYLSDTPSVELQLDLAGNDMGVPALHNCIENKTDLSNLKFIPPDGKFSLIQYSIDLDQVSQSRRYNSCVGLITLDFKDQLGTKKDEFELTVNIANSREVESIQDLCIGLELQPPTDNNSQNRDTTQDSEFKIKVLRNTHGRFDNSVVSGKGAWIFDKDTPTGSLPVLRGCVENSTGLSCDAKVQRVSLSYTHTGQLISGIRVKAININSQGTTGTKPFKGVKYMTTTGDYEIRS; this is encoded by the coding sequence GAGCGGCACGAGGACCAATGACGGCAACGGTAACCTGAATGCGGTACGTCAACCAGTAGGTAAGAACCTGGAGCTTTACAAGTACTACTCGTCTACAAACAAGCTGTATTATTTCTGTTTGACTTCAGCCTGCAGCTCTGGTTCCAAGTGCTCGCCTTTCGTCTTTATGGAGGATATGGATAGACTTTTCCTGGAGTACTTTGATAAGGATCAACTAACAGCGAGTAAGATCAAGAATAACTACGACCGAATTACCATGATATTTTACGTCTGCGTCAGCGGCGGCGTGCCGGCGGCTGGAAAATTGTACAGTAATAGCGTCAAGAAAGTGGTGCCGGTGAGGTCCGATCTGTCAAAAATCATCACCTCGACGGCACACACCTTGCAAGTTGCGGTTCAGCGTCAGGGGCAGCAGCACGGGGAAAGATTTGGCAACAAGCAATCCAGATTCGAAACCGATAGTTCATTGGAGAGCGAAATGGTGCCCTGGAGAAGTGCTGGCTTGAAATATACTAATAATGAGTTTTACGTCGACATGACTGAAGAGATACATGTTACTTATCAAAAGAGCCGCAAGACATCTGGCTCAAACTTGCGCTTCGACTCCTCCAAGATGACGATGGTGTGTGGTACAATCAATGGCCGCGCCACCGTCAGGTGCTACCTGAGCGACACCCCGTCAGTTGAGCTTCAGCTCGATTTGGCAGGCAACGATATGGGAGTTCCCGCGCTTCACAACTGCATAGAGAATAAAACTGACCTGTCGAATCTCAAATTCATCCCGCCCGATGGTAAATTCAGCTTGATACAGTACAGCATAGATCTAGATCAGGTTAGCCAATCCCGCAGATACAACAGCTGCGTCGGTCTGATCACGCTGGATTTCAAAGATCAACTGGGCACAAAGAAGGACGAGTTCGAGCTTACAGTCAACATAGCTAACTCTAGGGAAGTTGAAAGCATCCAAGATTTGTGCATCGGCCTGGAGTTGCAACCCCCAACAGACAACAACTCTCAGAACCGGGATACCACACAGGACTCTGAATTCAAGATCAAGGTGCTACGCAATACACACGGAAGATTCGACAATAGCGTCGTCTCCGGTAAAGGCGCCTGGATTTTCGATAAAGACACGCCCACCGGCAGCTTACCAGTTTTGAGAGGCTGCGTAGAGAACAGCACTGGCCTCTCCTGCGACGCAAAAGTGCAGCGCGTATCATTGTCATACACACATACCGGGCAGTTGATAAGTGGGATTCGCGTGAAAGCAATTAACATCAACTCACAAGGAACTACGGGCACAAAGCCTTTCAAAGGCGTCAAATATATGACTACCACGGGTGACTACGAAAtaagatcttga